In one Bacillus thuringiensis genomic region, the following are encoded:
- a CDS encoding ERCC4 domain-containing protein, with amino-acid sequence MPAIHYRYSEKELKEILDTLEIMVDTREQKNQHVLDYFRKKNVPFRLRKIDTADYSAVIPKNPEMGITRDIYLCAGVERKNGVDELVQSIKDRTRFENELIRAAKHPFVLLVEDLKGYQKILKGEYISQYKPEALLGSLKTFEVRYGFSTVFIEPATTGNYIYHHFLYMAREYLKKGVI; translated from the coding sequence ATGCCAGCAATTCATTATCGATATTCAGAAAAAGAATTGAAGGAAATATTGGATACATTAGAAATCATGGTGGATACAAGAGAACAGAAAAACCAACACGTACTTGATTATTTTCGCAAAAAGAATGTTCCATTCAGACTTAGAAAAATTGATACAGCCGACTATTCAGCGGTAATTCCTAAGAATCCTGAGATGGGCATTACACGAGACATTTATCTTTGCGCCGGAGTAGAACGTAAAAACGGTGTAGACGAATTGGTTCAATCAATTAAAGATCGTACGAGATTTGAAAATGAATTGATTCGTGCTGCTAAACATCCATTTGTTCTTCTTGTGGAAGATTTAAAAGGCTATCAAAAAATACTAAAAGGTGAGTATATAAGTCAATACAAACCAGAAGCGTTGCTTGGTAGTTTAAAAACATTTGAAGTGCGATATGGCTTTTCAACAGTATTTATTGAGCCTGCTACAACCGGTAATTACATATATCATCATTTCTTATATATGGCTCGTGAGTATCTGAAGAAGGGCGTCATATGA
- a CDS encoding phage/plasmid primase, P4 family, which translates to MRYKFNQIPAELKNTPHWILWRSEVRNGKKTKVPYQINGEMAQSNNKRSWSTFPTIIKFYEQGDYDGIGFMFSKDDPFIGIDIDHCIQEGALTSLAEDVIETVNSYTEYSPSGDGIHIIAKGKLPLKGPGTGRKNVDIGLEVYRHGRYFTFTGDCLDQVPVEDRTEELKVLFEKYLKEKPKPEKKQITTSIEREDITSLSNAELWERMFDSKSGAAIKDLFQGMLINGDHSSTDMALCNHLAFWTDKDAGKMDSMFRESSLLREKWDKPHSSDGRTYGQMTIDTAILSTPSTIADYEPPEEKKYEVYISDNSIEDTEEIIDEAPKFHLTELGNAERIAYYHGENVRYCNELEWLIWNGKHWHEDSKRQIEAITAKTLRAIYGEAKATEDKYQSKLLHDWAKKCERRSIRINSILDVRPMVSVKKKELDSHSFLFNCENGVIDLKTGELLPHDRDLLLTKLSPIKYDRNAECPNWKAFLESIFKTPAGEPDYELINYLQKAIGYSLTGVTKEQVMFFLFGNGRNGKSTFINIIQDLLGDYGRQTNSDTFLKKRNDSGINNDVARLDGARFVSAVESEEGQQLSEALVKQITGGEKMSARFLRQEYFEFTPEFKVFFTTNHKPIVKGSDEGIWRRIMLIPFTVTIPKDKIDYDLPDKLAKEMPGVLRWAVEGCMKWQAEGLRAPEAVKAATAEYREDMDILGPFIDENCAVYSTARVEAKLLYENYTKWCYQNNEMDLKNRAFYRQLEVRGFKKEKGSKNKTFIHGITLNEFAGANLFSNDEKEGSSNITPINRKKV; encoded by the coding sequence ATGAGATATAAATTTAATCAAATACCGGCAGAGCTTAAAAACACTCCTCATTGGATCTTATGGCGGTCAGAAGTAAGAAACGGTAAGAAAACAAAAGTTCCTTATCAAATCAATGGGGAAATGGCTCAATCAAATAATAAACGAAGCTGGTCAACGTTTCCGACAATCATAAAATTTTATGAACAAGGAGATTATGACGGGATTGGATTCATGTTTTCAAAGGATGATCCATTCATTGGAATAGATATTGACCATTGTATCCAAGAAGGTGCTCTTACAAGTTTAGCTGAGGATGTTATTGAAACTGTAAATAGTTACACGGAATATTCACCAAGTGGTGATGGCATCCACATTATTGCAAAAGGTAAGCTGCCATTAAAAGGACCAGGTACAGGACGGAAAAATGTTGATATCGGATTAGAAGTATACAGGCATGGAAGGTATTTTACTTTCACCGGTGATTGCTTGGATCAAGTTCCTGTGGAAGATAGAACAGAAGAATTGAAAGTTTTATTTGAGAAGTATTTGAAAGAAAAGCCAAAGCCGGAAAAGAAACAAATCACTACTTCAATCGAACGAGAAGATATTACTAGTTTATCGAATGCAGAATTATGGGAGCGAATGTTTGATAGTAAAAGCGGTGCAGCCATTAAAGATTTATTCCAGGGCATGTTGATTAATGGAGATCATTCTTCAACTGATATGGCTTTATGCAATCATTTAGCATTTTGGACGGATAAAGATGCTGGAAAGATGGATTCAATGTTTAGAGAATCCTCATTACTTCGTGAGAAGTGGGATAAACCACATTCCAGTGATGGCCGTACATATGGACAAATGACAATTGATACGGCAATTCTTTCAACTCCTTCCACAATAGCTGATTATGAACCGCCTGAAGAGAAAAAGTATGAAGTTTACATTTCTGATAACTCTATTGAAGATACTGAGGAGATTATCGATGAAGCACCAAAGTTTCATTTAACTGAGTTAGGAAATGCAGAACGTATTGCATATTATCATGGCGAGAATGTTCGTTATTGTAATGAGTTGGAATGGCTTATATGGAACGGTAAGCATTGGCATGAGGATAGTAAGAGACAAATTGAAGCTATCACGGCCAAAACACTTAGAGCTATATATGGAGAAGCGAAGGCTACAGAGGATAAATACCAATCAAAGTTGCTACATGATTGGGCTAAGAAATGTGAAAGACGGTCAATTAGGATAAATAGCATATTGGATGTGAGACCTATGGTATCAGTAAAAAAGAAAGAATTAGATTCTCATAGTTTTCTTTTTAACTGTGAGAACGGAGTTATCGATTTAAAGACGGGTGAATTATTACCACATGACCGTGACTTGTTATTAACGAAACTGTCCCCAATTAAGTATGACAGGAATGCTGAATGTCCAAACTGGAAAGCTTTCTTGGAAAGTATTTTTAAAACACCTGCAGGTGAACCGGATTATGAATTAATTAACTATCTGCAGAAAGCTATTGGGTATTCATTAACTGGTGTAACAAAAGAGCAAGTAATGTTTTTCTTATTCGGTAATGGACGAAATGGTAAGTCTACTTTTATTAATATCATCCAGGATCTACTCGGTGATTACGGAAGACAGACAAACAGTGACACTTTCTTAAAAAAGAGAAATGATTCAGGAATCAATAACGATGTGGCCAGATTAGATGGAGCACGTTTTGTATCAGCTGTCGAGAGTGAAGAGGGGCAACAATTATCTGAAGCCTTGGTTAAACAAATCACTGGTGGAGAGAAAATGTCAGCTCGTTTCTTGCGTCAGGAATACTTCGAATTTACACCAGAGTTTAAAGTGTTTTTCACTACCAATCATAAGCCAATTGTAAAAGGTTCAGATGAAGGTATATGGAGAAGGATTATGCTTATTCCATTTACCGTAACGATACCAAAAGACAAGATTGATTATGATCTGCCTGATAAATTAGCAAAAGAAATGCCAGGCGTTTTACGGTGGGCTGTGGAAGGGTGCATGAAATGGCAGGCTGAAGGGTTGCGCGCTCCTGAAGCCGTGAAGGCAGCAACAGCCGAATATCGTGAAGACATGGATATACTTGGACCATTTATCGATGAGAATTGTGCAGTGTATTCGACAGCAAGAGTTGAAGCGAAGTTACTTTATGAAAATTATACAAAATGGTGCTATCAAAATAATGAAATGGATTTAAAGAATCGTGCTTTTTATCGTCAGTTAGAAGTACGTGGATTTAAAAAGGAAAAAGGATCAAAAAATAAGACTTTCATTCATGGAATTACATTAAATGAGTTTGCTGGCGCAAATTTATTCTCCAATGATGAAAAAGAGGGAAGCAGTAACATAACTCCTATAAATAGGAAAAAAGTTTGA
- a CDS encoding DUF669 domain-containing protein: MFTVDHEQAKGFEQVKPGEYEVTVVNYELKKAESGNNMIVVDYEIRSDVDQAFQGQKLLFDNFVVTEKSMWRLQAISKAAAFPTGMKFASYKEWADTLLNKHLRVVVGEREYNGKKYPQVNGFKESEASAPSTGFTVSDEDVPF, encoded by the coding sequence ATGTTTACAGTAGATCATGAACAAGCTAAAGGGTTTGAACAAGTTAAGCCAGGAGAATATGAGGTAACAGTTGTTAATTATGAATTAAAAAAAGCTGAATCCGGAAACAACATGATTGTTGTGGATTATGAAATTCGTAGTGATGTAGACCAGGCATTCCAAGGACAGAAGCTTTTATTCGATAATTTTGTTGTAACTGAAAAATCAATGTGGAGATTACAAGCAATTTCTAAAGCTGCAGCATTTCCAACAGGAATGAAATTCGCTTCTTACAAGGAATGGGCAGATACTCTTTTAAATAAACATCTTCGTGTAGTAGTTGGTGAGCGTGAATATAACGGTAAAAAATATCCGCAAGTAAATGGGTTTAAAGAATCGGAAGCATCGGCTCCAAGTACTGGATTTACAGTTTCGGACGAGGATGTTCCGTTCTAA
- a CDS encoding AAA family ATPase, with the protein MLQVTDAQREKLKACIALFGASGGGKTLTSLILAYGMMKEAYPDLPEEELWKKIGVIDTEHKRSLLYANNTIKGYKIGSFKYIELDAPYSTVRYQQAIELLKKSGCEVVIADSLSHAWEGIGGILDQQQDLGGRFQDWKTMKPVIKEFIKSLTENDVHIIATLRTKQEYQAERDDNDKLQIRKLGLKPIQKDDLEYEFMIVLRMEQNHTATPTKDNSNLINENGELIKPEHGAIIYKWLELGVDVRAEQENERNALIAKIIEIVESSDEAAKMLDEIEFKTKQKLQDFNLKYLNAALDRLQVFNNKEEK; encoded by the coding sequence ATGTTGCAAGTAACAGATGCACAACGTGAAAAGCTGAAAGCTTGTATAGCATTATTCGGTGCAAGTGGCGGAGGTAAAACATTAACTTCTTTAATCCTGGCATATGGAATGATGAAAGAAGCTTATCCTGATTTACCAGAAGAAGAATTGTGGAAGAAGATTGGTGTTATCGATACGGAACATAAACGTTCGCTTCTTTATGCAAACAATACAATTAAAGGTTACAAGATCGGTAGCTTTAAATATATTGAACTTGATGCTCCATATTCAACAGTGCGATACCAACAAGCGATTGAATTATTAAAGAAAAGTGGTTGTGAGGTTGTTATTGCAGATAGTCTTTCGCATGCTTGGGAAGGTATCGGAGGTATCTTGGACCAGCAGCAAGATTTAGGTGGGCGTTTTCAAGATTGGAAAACAATGAAGCCGGTTATTAAAGAGTTCATTAAATCACTTACAGAAAATGATGTTCATATTATCGCTACGTTACGTACTAAACAAGAATATCAAGCTGAGCGTGATGATAATGATAAGCTTCAAATTCGTAAGTTAGGATTAAAACCAATTCAGAAAGATGATTTGGAGTACGAATTCATGATTGTTCTACGTATGGAGCAAAATCATACAGCTACACCAACTAAGGATAATTCTAATTTAATAAATGAAAATGGTGAATTAATTAAGCCAGAGCATGGTGCAATCATTTATAAATGGTTAGAACTTGGTGTGGATGTAAGAGCGGAGCAAGAGAATGAAAGAAATGCTCTTATTGCAAAAATTATAGAAATTGTTGAATCCAGTGATGAAGCAGCGAAGATGCTAGATGAAATTGAGTTTAAAACAAAACAAAAACTCCAAGATTTCAATCTAAAATATTTAAATGCTGCTTTAGATAGATTACAAGTTTTTAACAACAAGGAGGAAAAATAA
- a CDS encoding host-nuclease inhibitor Gam family protein codes for MNALQQNELLEVDQLQDAEQQFEVTDINGLNWAFRKISALKAKEKEITTLANVERDRITQWEQSELKPIHNDISFFETHIRRYHMEQLAVDPKQKTISTPYGKSKTRKSSEAPEQKDKAQVLQYAIENELDDCLKTEVKWADFKKKLKIVEISGEKVIVDEDGQIVPGVTIKPESISYSVEV; via the coding sequence ATGAATGCATTACAACAAAATGAATTATTAGAAGTGGACCAATTGCAAGATGCGGAGCAACAATTTGAGGTTACGGATATTAACGGTTTGAATTGGGCGTTTCGTAAAATTTCAGCGCTTAAAGCAAAGGAAAAAGAAATTACGACACTAGCAAATGTTGAACGTGATCGTATTACACAATGGGAGCAAAGTGAATTGAAACCCATCCACAATGATATTTCATTCTTTGAAACTCATATTCGACGTTATCATATGGAACAACTTGCAGTGGATCCAAAACAGAAAACAATTAGTACGCCTTATGGTAAATCAAAGACTCGTAAGAGTAGTGAAGCGCCGGAGCAAAAAGATAAAGCCCAGGTACTTCAATATGCCATTGAAAATGAGCTTGATGATTGCTTAAAAACAGAAGTCAAATGGGCTGACTTTAAGAAGAAATTAAAGATTGTGGAAATCAGCGGTGAAAAAGTAATTGTAGATGAGGATGGACAAATTGTTCCGGGGGTTACAATCAAACCTGAATCTATCTCTTATAGTGTGGAGGTATAA